One segment of Brassica napus cultivar Da-Ae chromosome C3, Da-Ae, whole genome shotgun sequence DNA contains the following:
- the LOC106402382 gene encoding cytosolic isocitrate dehydrogenase [NADP]-like isoform X2 produces the protein MTRVIWKSIKDKLITPFVELDIKYFDLGLPHRDATDDKVTVESAEATKKYNVAIKCATITPDEGRVTEFGLKQMWRSPNGTIRNILNGTVFREPIICKNVPKLVPGWTKPICIGRHAFGDQYRATDAVIKGPGKLTLTFEGKDGKTETEVFTFTGEGGVAMAMYNTDESIRAFAEASMNTAYQKKWPLYLSTKNTILKKYDGRFKDIFQEVYEASWKSKYEAAGIWYEHRLIDDMVAYALKSEGSYVWACKNYDGDVQSDFLAQGFGSLGLMTSVLVCPDGKTIEAEAAHGTVTRHYRVHQKGGETSTNSIASIFAWTRGLAHRAKLDGNSKLLEFTEKLEAACVGTVESGKMTKDLALIIHGAKLSRDTYLNTEEFIDAVADDLQTRLRRRNNLLNSCI, from the exons ATGACCAGAGTTATCTGGAAGTCCATCAAGGATAAG CTTATTACCCCTTTTGTGGAGTTGGATATCAAGTACTTTGACCTTGGTCTTCCCCACCGTGATGCTACTGATGACAAAGTTACTGTTGAAAGTGCTGAAGCCACCAAGAA gTATAATGTGGCCATCAAGTGTGCCACCATCACGCCAG ATGAAGGCCGTGTCACGGAATTTGGCTTGAAGCAGATGTGGAGAAGTCCAAATGGGACCATCAGGAATATTCTGAATG GAACTGTATTTAGAGAACCAATTATCTGCAAAAATGTTCCCAAGCTTGTCCCAGGCTGGACAAAGCCCATCTGCATTGGAAGGCATGCTTTTGGCGATCAGTACCGTGCCACTGATGCTGTTATCAAGGGACCAGGAAAACTGACTTTGACTTTTG AGGGTAAAGACGGAAAAACTGAAACTGAAGTCTTTACATTTACCGGTGAAGGAGGTGTCGCTATGGCCATGTACAACACTGATGAG TCCATCCGTGCTTTTGCTGAGGCATCGATGAACACTGCTTACCAGAAAAAGTGGCCACTCTATCTTAGCACAAAGAACACCATTCTTAAGAAATACGATGGCAG ATTCAAAGACATCTTCCAAGAAGTGTATGAAGCCAGCTGGAAGTCAAAGTATGAGGCTGCTGGAATATG GTATGAGCACCGTCTCATTGACGATATGGTGGCTTACGCTCTTAAGAGCGAAGGAAGCTATGTATGGGCATGCAAAAACTATGATGGTGATGTCCAAAGTGATTTCCTGGCACAAG GGTTCGGGTCACTTGGATTGATGACATCTGTTCTG GTCTGCCCTGATGGGAAGACTATTGAAGCCGAAGCAGCACATGGAACTGTTACCCGTCACTACAGGGTTCACCAGAAAGGTGGCGAGACTAGCACAAACAGCATAGCCTCCATCTTTGCTTGGACTCGTGGACTTGCACACAG GGCTAAGTTAGATGGCAACTCAAAACTCTTGGAGTTTACCGAGAAGCTCGAAGCTGCCTGTGTTGGTACAGTGGAGTCTGGAAAGATGACAAAAGATCTTGCACTCATCATTCACGGCGCAAA GCTCTCTAGGGACACTTACCTGAACACGGAGGAGTTCATCGATGCAGTTGCGGATGATCTCCAAACAAGGCTAAGGCGGAGAAATAATCTATTAAATTCCTGTATCTAA
- the LOC106402382 gene encoding cytosolic isocitrate dehydrogenase [NADP]-like isoform X1 — translation MAFEKIKVANPIVEMDGDEMTRVIWKSIKDKLITPFVELDIKYFDLGLPHRDATDDKVTVESAEATKKYNVAIKCATITPDEGRVTEFGLKQMWRSPNGTIRNILNGTVFREPIICKNVPKLVPGWTKPICIGRHAFGDQYRATDAVIKGPGKLTLTFEGKDGKTETEVFTFTGEGGVAMAMYNTDESIRAFAEASMNTAYQKKWPLYLSTKNTILKKYDGRFKDIFQEVYEASWKSKYEAAGIWYEHRLIDDMVAYALKSEGSYVWACKNYDGDVQSDFLAQGFGSLGLMTSVLVCPDGKTIEAEAAHGTVTRHYRVHQKGGETSTNSIASIFAWTRGLAHRAKLDGNSKLLEFTEKLEAACVGTVESGKMTKDLALIIHGAKLSRDTYLNTEEFIDAVADDLQTRLRRRNNLLNSCI, via the exons ATGGCGTTTGAAAAGATCAAGGTGGCAAATCCCATCGTCGAGATGGATG GTGATGAAATGACCAGAGTTATCTGGAAGTCCATCAAGGATAAG CTTATTACCCCTTTTGTGGAGTTGGATATCAAGTACTTTGACCTTGGTCTTCCCCACCGTGATGCTACTGATGACAAAGTTACTGTTGAAAGTGCTGAAGCCACCAAGAA gTATAATGTGGCCATCAAGTGTGCCACCATCACGCCAG ATGAAGGCCGTGTCACGGAATTTGGCTTGAAGCAGATGTGGAGAAGTCCAAATGGGACCATCAGGAATATTCTGAATG GAACTGTATTTAGAGAACCAATTATCTGCAAAAATGTTCCCAAGCTTGTCCCAGGCTGGACAAAGCCCATCTGCATTGGAAGGCATGCTTTTGGCGATCAGTACCGTGCCACTGATGCTGTTATCAAGGGACCAGGAAAACTGACTTTGACTTTTG AGGGTAAAGACGGAAAAACTGAAACTGAAGTCTTTACATTTACCGGTGAAGGAGGTGTCGCTATGGCCATGTACAACACTGATGAG TCCATCCGTGCTTTTGCTGAGGCATCGATGAACACTGCTTACCAGAAAAAGTGGCCACTCTATCTTAGCACAAAGAACACCATTCTTAAGAAATACGATGGCAG ATTCAAAGACATCTTCCAAGAAGTGTATGAAGCCAGCTGGAAGTCAAAGTATGAGGCTGCTGGAATATG GTATGAGCACCGTCTCATTGACGATATGGTGGCTTACGCTCTTAAGAGCGAAGGAAGCTATGTATGGGCATGCAAAAACTATGATGGTGATGTCCAAAGTGATTTCCTGGCACAAG GGTTCGGGTCACTTGGATTGATGACATCTGTTCTG GTCTGCCCTGATGGGAAGACTATTGAAGCCGAAGCAGCACATGGAACTGTTACCCGTCACTACAGGGTTCACCAGAAAGGTGGCGAGACTAGCACAAACAGCATAGCCTCCATCTTTGCTTGGACTCGTGGACTTGCACACAG GGCTAAGTTAGATGGCAACTCAAAACTCTTGGAGTTTACCGAGAAGCTCGAAGCTGCCTGTGTTGGTACAGTGGAGTCTGGAAAGATGACAAAAGATCTTGCACTCATCATTCACGGCGCAAA GCTCTCTAGGGACACTTACCTGAACACGGAGGAGTTCATCGATGCAGTTGCGGATGATCTCCAAACAAGGCTAAGGCGGAGAAATAATCTATTAAATTCCTGTATCTAA